One Sulfurimonas crateris genomic window carries:
- a CDS encoding DUF302 domain-containing protein: MRKILLACLLTVSVWAAESNVYKVSYNAPVDKVLDNMLAKFKQEMLVVVWQLDILEEFKHKGLDKKFGENFNKAGLTAVRTLVACNGKFGNDIINQDSDMMAYCPIRITLTEKDGVTTVLYVRPSSAPRDSKAYQSLVKLEKKVTKAIEESMEME; encoded by the coding sequence ATGAGAAAGATTCTACTGGCGTGTTTATTGACTGTGTCTGTATGGGCTGCAGAGAGTAATGTTTATAAGGTGAGCTACAATGCTCCTGTTGATAAAGTTCTAGATAATATGCTTGCAAAATTCAAGCAAGAGATGCTTGTTGTTGTTTGGCAGCTGGATATTTTAGAGGAGTTTAAACATAAAGGTTTAGATAAAAAGTTTGGTGAGAACTTCAACAAAGCAGGACTTACTGCTGTTAGAACACTTGTTGCATGTAACGGTAAATTCGGTAACGATATCATCAACCAAGATTCAGATATGATGGCTTACTGCCCTATCCGTATAACACTTACTGAAAAAGATGGTGTAACAACTGTTCTTTATGTTCGTCCTTCATCTGCTCCTAGAGACTCTAAAGCGTACCAATCTCTTGTAAAATTAGAGAAAAAAGTAACAAAAGCTATTGAAGAATCAATGGAGATGGAGTAA
- a CDS encoding OprD family outer membrane porin, which produces MKRAIKLSLVAALAGGAMLQAASVDIDGYRGGTLDIMFKGMTVIDDIKNGYAPSNGSGYLVKLKYESPDTLLDGLKYGVGVYVNGDAGLTNWDIKTAPEWDKGAYGMVVDKDGDSKGLLGELYLSYKHEYFDAKFGRQTLDTPLTKISTSLMPNFYEAYMLGTNVIEGLRLTAGHITKMSLGSRAATDAGIIGEGTGTAGVGFSNTLLEQFNGPIQQAKFYNIGTIANVDSTAGRTVLGATYTGVKDLKADLWVYHSDDIANDIYAEVGYKIPVSEGMAVNLNAQYLMQKDTGDSLAGERDFNMMGAKVALGTKKWGVFAAVNSSGSKDNGTEGQYFNAWGADPAYTSSIFSRNAYREDVDAYKVGAHYVIMKGLKLMVNYANYGKSTTEVSGKSAIDDAYEVDTILVYKPSKEWMFRIFNARRVSEFNGIGAFADNERRQNHYRLIASYSF; this is translated from the coding sequence ATGAAAAGAGCGATAAAATTGTCCTTAGTGGCAGCTTTAGCAGGCGGAGCAATGCTTCAGGCGGCAAGTGTTGACATTGATGGTTATAGAGGCGGTACTCTTGATATTATGTTTAAGGGTATGACTGTTATAGACGACATTAAGAACGGATATGCTCCAAGCAACGGTAGCGGTTATCTTGTAAAGTTAAAATATGAGTCTCCGGACACTCTGCTAGATGGTCTAAAGTACGGTGTCGGTGTATACGTAAATGGTGACGCTGGCTTGACGAACTGGGATATAAAGACAGCACCGGAATGGGATAAAGGTGCATATGGTATGGTAGTTGACAAAGATGGCGACTCAAAAGGTCTGCTTGGTGAACTTTATCTCTCATACAAACATGAGTATTTCGATGCAAAATTCGGTCGTCAAACACTTGACACTCCACTTACAAAGATTTCTACTTCTCTTATGCCAAACTTCTATGAGGCATATATGTTAGGCACAAACGTAATAGAGGGTCTTCGTCTAACAGCAGGACATATAACAAAAATGTCTCTTGGCTCCCGTGCGGCAACTGATGCTGGTATTATCGGTGAAGGAACAGGAACAGCAGGTGTCGGATTTTCTAATACTTTGCTTGAGCAATTTAATGGTCCTATACAACAGGCAAAGTTTTACAATATTGGAACAATTGCAAACGTAGATAGCACTGCAGGCCGTACTGTGCTTGGTGCAACATATACGGGCGTAAAAGATCTTAAAGCTGATCTTTGGGTTTATCACTCTGATGATATAGCAAATGACATATATGCGGAGGTAGGCTACAAGATCCCTGTTTCTGAAGGTATGGCAGTAAACTTAAATGCTCAGTATTTAATGCAAAAAGATACCGGTGATAGTCTTGCTGGCGAGAGAGACTTCAATATGATGGGTGCAAAAGTTGCACTTGGAACAAAGAAGTGGGGAGTGTTTGCGGCAGTTAACTCATCAGGAAGCAAAGATAACGGTACTGAAGGTCAATACTTCAATGCTTGGGGCGCAGACCCTGCATATACAAGCTCTATCTTCTCTCGTAACGCATATCGCGAAGATGTAGACGCGTATAAAGTCGGTGCTCACTATGTGATAATGAAAGGGCTTAAGCTGATGGTTAACTATGCTAACTATGGTAAGTCAACCACTGAAGTAAGCGGTAAATCAGCTATAGATGATGCATATGAAGTTGACACAATCTTGGTATATAAACCAAGCAAAGAGTGGATGTTTAGAATCTTTAATGCAAGACGTGTAAGTGAGTTTAACGGCATAGGTGCATTTGCTGATAATGAAAGACGTCAAAACCATTATCGTTTAATTGCGTCATACTCGTTTTAA
- a CDS encoding ArsS family sensor histidine kinase, with translation MNRHSILFKIGIFFSIAFVIITILFKFMYDYEFLSVKEKLKGHYHKVARYVMQHHTGIDSNDEFLKNLEKKHIKIVGDDKEKLVKLPKSDSISCGMLYFDLYEKDGYRYLVTPEVTGGLILKDMNTKPINVYYMWWLYGAFVFVFLALFLSIAISMYPLKHLQMQIRRFGEGDMDIDLASKGKDEIAEVSNEFDKAVKKIKAMINSRVIFIRNITHELKTPITKGRLSLEFLEESRTKDILTNVFLRLNLLTREIVQIENITACDCNVDKKSYHLTDILDNAADLLFLEPDSIKNNLDNRVFEVDFDLMSIVFKNLIDNGIKYSADSEVYLELQGNELSFCSRGEKLQYPLEYYTQPFTKCDANLSESFGLGLYIVNYILEKHEYALSYSCKNGINSFTIAL, from the coding sequence TTGAACAGACACTCTATTTTATTTAAGATAGGGATCTTTTTCTCTATTGCATTTGTCATAATCACAATTCTTTTTAAATTTATGTATGACTATGAGTTCTTATCGGTCAAAGAGAAGTTAAAGGGTCACTATCACAAAGTGGCAAGATACGTTATGCAACACCACACGGGCATAGACTCTAACGATGAGTTCTTAAAAAATCTGGAGAAAAAGCACATAAAAATAGTAGGGGATGATAAAGAAAAATTAGTGAAATTGCCAAAAAGCGACTCCATATCGTGCGGAATGCTCTACTTTGATCTTTACGAGAAGGATGGATATAGATATCTTGTAACACCGGAGGTAACCGGAGGACTTATTTTAAAAGATATGAATACCAAGCCGATAAACGTATACTATATGTGGTGGCTTTACGGCGCTTTTGTATTTGTATTTTTGGCTCTCTTTCTCTCTATTGCTATAAGCATGTACCCACTAAAACATCTACAGATGCAGATTCGCCGTTTTGGAGAGGGTGATATGGATATTGACCTCGCATCCAAGGGAAAAGATGAGATAGCAGAGGTCTCAAACGAGTTTGACAAAGCGGTTAAAAAGATAAAAGCTATGATAAACTCAAGAGTTATCTTTATACGAAATATTACACATGAGTTAAAAACTCCCATAACAAAAGGGAGGCTCTCTTTGGAGTTTTTGGAGGAGTCTCGTACAAAAGATATTCTAACAAACGTTTTCTTGCGCCTAAACCTGCTGACCAGAGAGATTGTGCAGATCGAGAACATAACTGCATGTGACTGCAATGTAGATAAAAAGAGTTACCATCTAACTGATATTTTAGATAATGCTGCAGACCTGCTATTTCTTGAACCAGACAGCATAAAAAACAATCTAGACAACAGAGTTTTTGAAGTTGATTTTGATCTGATGAGTATAGTCTTTAAAAACCTGATAGATAACGGCATAAAGTACTCTGCGGACTCGGAAGTCTACCTTGAGCTTCAGGGGAATGAACTCTCTTTTTGCAGCAGAGGCGAAAAGCTTCAATACCCTCTTGAGTACTATACTCAGCCATTTACGAAGTGTGATGCGAACTTGAGCGAGAGTTTCGGGCTGGGTCTTTACATCGTAAACTATATTTTAGAAAAACATGAGTACGCTCTTTCATACAGCTGCAAAAATGGTATAAACTCTTTTACAATAGCGCTTTAA
- a CDS encoding response regulator transcription factor yields the protein MAQEDICVLMVEDDEILAELISDYLQNCGITVEVKSDPTTVMEYLKETAFDLIILDLTLPKMDGLFLCERISAAFDVPIIISSARDEVSDKVLGLEKGADDYLPKPYDPRELVARINAMLRRKKSSTSSSSVKEEIFGDFKIDKSKMVIYHKESALDLTVAEYGVLSFFINQRGIVLSRGTILDAVEGLSWESDERSIDVIISRLRSKLFDNPRTPTYIESIRGVGYRMKS from the coding sequence ATGGCACAGGAAGATATTTGCGTATTAATGGTAGAAGATGATGAGATACTCGCAGAGCTTATATCTGATTATCTTCAAAATTGTGGGATAACAGTTGAAGTAAAGTCTGACCCAACAACCGTTATGGAATATCTTAAAGAAACAGCCTTTGACCTTATCATACTTGATCTCACACTTCCAAAGATGGATGGGCTCTTTCTTTGTGAACGGATCTCCGCCGCTTTTGACGTGCCTATAATAATCTCATCGGCAAGAGATGAGGTAAGTGACAAGGTATTGGGGCTTGAAAAGGGTGCGGATGATTACCTGCCTAAACCTTACGATCCAAGAGAGCTTGTCGCTAGAATAAATGCAATGTTAAGACGTAAGAAATCTTCTACTTCTTCTTCATCTGTTAAAGAGGAGATATTTGGAGATTTTAAGATCGATAAGTCAAAGATGGTGATATACCACAAGGAGAGCGCGCTTGATCTGACCGTGGCAGAGTATGGAGTGTTGTCATTTTTTATAAATCAAAGAGGCATAGTTCTTAGCAGAGGAACTATTTTAGATGCGGTTGAGGGTCTAAGCTGGGAGAGTGATGAGAGAAGCATAGATGTTATCATCAGCCGCCTGCGCTCAAAGTTATTTGACAATCCAAGAACTCCTACATATATAGAGTCGATCCGCGGTGTAGGCTATAGGATGAAGAGTTGA
- a CDS encoding multiheme c-type cytochrome: protein MRYLFLLLGTFLFTAQLEANESKVCQACHPIIYEEYYESSHRNASIYNNPIHNAMWEKHPKDEKGYTCAKCHSPSDLDALQNGVVTKNETQVEEPISCMYCHSIKDIQEGDSSNSNILVDKKREYYTAQDGKKGKVEYEMKSSWFGLKKEPKSSPFHKIDYDNENYYNGNVCMGCHSHTNNDHGFDITMLDALISEDDKNSCVTCHMPQVAGSKVTINETKTHAYHGIAGIYHKSTNMGEYIDFKLSKMSEGFSVNIINNSNHALFGQAFRQGILKAEIKRGNKTIALEPFVFERILARGGVEVMPWEANEVIKDTLVYAKREVSFSETLRSGDKLTLTLGVQRISKEGAKKLGLELDKEFTKFRILKSETFSF, encoded by the coding sequence ATGCGTTATCTTTTTTTATTGCTCGGTACATTTTTATTTACGGCTCAATTAGAGGCGAACGAGAGTAAAGTGTGTCAGGCGTGCCACCCTATAATCTACGAGGAGTATTACGAATCCTCTCACCGCAACGCATCTATCTACAACAACCCTATCCATAACGCTATGTGGGAGAAACACCCAAAAGATGAGAAGGGCTATACTTGTGCAAAATGCCACTCCCCAAGTGATTTAGATGCTCTTCAAAACGGAGTCGTTACAAAAAATGAGACTCAGGTAGAAGAGCCAATCTCCTGTATGTACTGCCACAGTATAAAAGATATCCAAGAGGGTGATAGCTCAAACAGCAATATTTTAGTCGATAAAAAGCGCGAATATTACACTGCTCAAGACGGTAAAAAAGGCAAAGTAGAGTATGAGATGAAGTCATCATGGTTTGGACTGAAAAAAGAGCCAAAAAGCTCTCCTTTTCACAAGATAGATTACGATAATGAAAACTACTATAATGGAAATGTCTGCATGGGGTGCCACTCCCATACTAACAACGATCACGGTTTTGATATAACTATGCTTGACGCTCTCATAAGCGAGGATGACAAAAACAGCTGTGTTACCTGCCATATGCCGCAGGTAGCAGGCTCAAAAGTTACGATCAACGAGACTAAGACCCATGCATACCACGGTATAGCGGGAATTTACCACAAAAGTACCAATATGGGAGAGTATATTGATTTTAAGCTCTCAAAAATGAGCGAGGGTTTTAGCGTTAATATTATAAACAACTCAAATCATGCTCTTTTCGGGCAGGCATTTAGACAGGGAATCTTGAAAGCTGAGATAAAAAGGGGCAATAAGACAATAGCGCTTGAGCCATTTGTGTTTGAGAGAATACTGGCTCGCGGAGGTGTGGAAGTTATGCCGTGGGAAGCGAATGAAGTCATAAAAGATACACTTGTCTATGCAAAAAGAGAGGTTTCATTCAGTGAGACTCTTCGCAGCGGTGACAAACTTACCTTGACTCTTGGAGTTCAAAGGATCTCAAAAGAGGGTGCTAAAAAGCTTGGGCTCGAACTTGACAAAGAGTTCACGAAATTTAGAATTTTAAAAAGTGAGACATTTAGTTTTTAG
- a CDS encoding Crp/Fnr family transcriptional regulator produces the protein MRVHLKNMVLFQNVDEETISKIESFTTEHKVAKDNIVFYEGDEPKYLYLLVKGVIKLYKTSSNHKEVVLKYFHDNELIGEVANFEGMPYPATAKAYSDVEFLKIDFEKLKEIIFSNPNLAFNIQTSLVKKIKNLENIISTNLVLDSKERVAKYIYSHSQDFFETKNIEIAEILGVSPETLSRILKFFKDREIINIKTKFVDKEALREFF, from the coding sequence ATGAGAGTACATTTAAAAAATATGGTTCTTTTTCAAAATGTTGATGAAGAGACAATCAGCAAGATAGAGAGTTTTACGACAGAGCATAAGGTTGCTAAAGACAATATCGTCTTTTACGAGGGTGATGAGCCTAAATATCTATATCTTTTGGTCAAGGGAGTTATAAAGCTATATAAGACATCATCAAACCATAAAGAGGTGGTGCTTAAATATTTTCATGACAATGAGCTTATAGGCGAGGTCGCAAACTTTGAGGGGATGCCTTATCCCGCAACGGCAAAAGCTTACAGCGATGTGGAGTTTTTGAAGATAGATTTTGAGAAACTAAAAGAGATTATTTTTTCCAACCCTAATCTGGCATTTAACATTCAAACATCTTTGGTAAAAAAGATCAAAAATCTTGAAAACATCATCTCTACAAATCTGGTTCTAGACTCAAAAGAGAGAGTGGCAAAGTATATCTACAGCCACTCTCAAGACTTTTTTGAGACCAAAAACATAGAGATAGCAGAAATTCTCGGTGTCTCACCAGAGACACTCTCTAGAATACTGAAATTCTTCAAAGACAGAGAGATAATCAATATTAAGACCAAATTTGTAGATAAAGAGGCTCTAAGAGAGTTTTTTTAA
- a CDS encoding ABC transporter ATP-binding protein, whose translation MIKLKDVIKEYKINDAETLRALKGINLDIKEGELVVLRGASGSGKSTVLSLIAALSKPTSGEVEVDGDKISKLADNFASEYRRHNIGFVFQKYNLIPNLSVKENILLPLVPMNLSKKEIDEKLKRVLKMFHIEHKSEQLVKNLSGGEQQRVAIARANINNPKIILADEPTANLDEKLSLHFIEMLQELKAEGKTIVVATHDPLFFGLNFADREIELHHGSII comes from the coding sequence GTGATAAAGCTAAAAGATGTGATAAAAGAGTACAAGATAAACGATGCAGAGACCCTGAGAGCACTAAAAGGGATAAATCTCGATATTAAAGAGGGAGAGCTTGTAGTGCTAAGAGGTGCAAGCGGAAGCGGAAAGAGTACTGTCCTCTCGCTAATTGCCGCACTCAGCAAGCCCACAAGCGGAGAGGTTGAAGTAGACGGAGACAAGATATCAAAACTTGCGGATAACTTTGCCTCCGAGTATAGACGCCACAACATAGGGTTTGTTTTTCAAAAGTACAATCTTATTCCAAATCTCAGCGTAAAAGAGAATATTCTTTTGCCTCTTGTTCCTATGAATCTTAGCAAAAAAGAGATAGATGAGAAGCTAAAAAGAGTTTTAAAGATGTTTCATATTGAGCATAAGAGTGAGCAGCTTGTTAAAAATCTCTCAGGCGGAGAGCAGCAGAGAGTGGCGATTGCCAGAGCAAATATAAACAACCCAAAGATCATTTTGGCGGATGAGCCAACGGCAAATCTGGACGAGAAACTCTCGCTTCACTTTATAGAGATGCTCCAAGAGCTTAAAGCTGAGGGGAAAACTATCGTAGTAGCAACTCATGACCCACTCTTTTTTGGGCTAAATTTTGCAGACAGAGAGATAGAGCTGCATCACGGAAGCATAATTTAG
- a CDS encoding ABC transporter permease, with protein sequence MRSRFNLYITEYAINSLLRQRYKTLFIFFILSALVFLLSSLFFITNSIKHELNSTVDSLPEITIQKIKAGRQDEIGVEVVDEILQMSGVQSAVARVWGYYYFENAGVNFTLVGIDEYEEQYKESLNSISQKLDFESSVMMLGEGVKRVMKKSYYKEYFNFIKPEGTMKRVYIGASFEGDTELESNDVIVMSKKNIREIFGIDETKATDIVAKVANPNEIATIASKIKLLYPDARVITKDDLKISYQNIFDYKSGVFLALFIVSLFTFFIIIYDKASGLSSEEKREIGILKALGWRIDDVLKERFYEGFIVSFFSYITGIILALFFVYILKAPLMQNIFIGYSQLKTSFTLPFVLDWQSMALIFFLSVPVYIAATIVPAYRSATLEVDEVIR encoded by the coding sequence GTGAGAAGCAGATTCAACCTCTATATAACAGAGTATGCCATAAACTCTCTGCTTCGTCAGAGATATAAAACACTTTTTATATTCTTTATCTTAAGCGCTCTTGTCTTTTTGCTAAGCTCGCTCTTTTTTATAACAAACTCTATAAAGCATGAGCTCAATTCTACTGTTGATTCTCTGCCCGAGATAACTATTCAAAAGATCAAAGCGGGACGTCAGGATGAGATAGGAGTTGAAGTCGTAGACGAAATTTTGCAGATGAGCGGTGTTCAGAGCGCGGTTGCAAGAGTGTGGGGCTACTACTACTTTGAAAATGCGGGAGTTAACTTTACACTTGTAGGAATTGATGAGTATGAAGAGCAGTATAAAGAGTCGTTAAATAGTATTTCACAAAAGCTTGATTTTGAGAGCTCTGTTATGATGTTAGGCGAGGGTGTCAAGAGGGTTATGAAGAAGAGCTACTATAAAGAGTATTTCAATTTTATAAAGCCTGAGGGAACCATGAAGAGAGTCTATATAGGTGCTTCATTTGAGGGCGACACCGAGCTTGAGTCAAATGACGTAATAGTTATGAGCAAAAAAAATATCAGAGAGATTTTCGGGATCGATGAGACAAAAGCAACTGATATAGTGGCAAAGGTCGCAAACCCAAACGAGATAGCGACCATCGCTTCAAAGATAAAACTTCTCTACCCTGATGCAAGGGTTATTACAAAAGACGATCTAAAGATCAGCTATCAAAATATCTTTGACTACAAGAGCGGGGTTTTTCTTGCACTCTTTATTGTCTCGCTCTTTACTTTCTTTATAATCATTTATGATAAAGCAAGCGGACTTAGCAGTGAGGAGAAGAGAGAGATAGGGATACTTAAAGCTCTTGGATGGAGGATTGATGATGTCTTAAAAGAGAGATTTTATGAGGGGTTTATCGTCTCATTTTTCTCATATATTACAGGCATAATTTTGGCTCTCTTTTTTGTTTATATTCTAAAGGCTCCTCTTATGCAAAATATATTTATAGGCTACTCACAGTTAAAGACATCTTTCACTCTCCCGTTTGTTCTTGATTGGCAGAGTATGGCGCTCATATTTTTTCTAAGTGTGCCTGTTTATATTGCAGCTACGATCGTTCCTGCATACAGAAGCGCAACACTAGAAGTTGATGAGGTTATAAGATAG
- a CDS encoding nitrous oxide reductase accessory protein NosL, whose translation MFIKIVLLFSLIFCATALNAAGFTKSASTKPMLVQEGPQKEWCPVCGMSIEAYYKTSHTSKIHDHKNRQYCSIRCLAVDMQEYEIDADDIKVVDASNEKLIDASTAYYVVGSDIRGTMTKVSKLAFADKDVAEEFSIENGGEIVDFKTALKMAQDSLQSDVAMVQNKKEKQIYSMGKKIFEKRCKKEIDINAYLEINELKAALKEKSFCSDLKDSELQPLSLYLWEVKRFGDTKGVDVIEVSKDEKCPICGMFVYKYPKWAAQIFYGEKHFSFDGVKDMMKYYFLHKDDISKMLVSDYYSQKAIDSKEAYYVVGSDVYGPMGDELIPFAKESEAKTFYMDHKGTKILRFDEITEMEIKKLDE comes from the coding sequence ATGTTTATAAAGATAGTTCTTCTTTTTAGTTTAATCTTCTGTGCGACAGCTTTAAATGCCGCCGGTTTTACAAAATCTGCATCGACTAAGCCTATGTTGGTTCAAGAGGGCCCTCAAAAAGAGTGGTGCCCTGTATGCGGAATGAGCATAGAGGCTTACTATAAAACTTCGCACACTTCAAAGATCCATGATCATAAAAACAGACAATACTGCTCAATAAGATGTCTTGCCGTAGATATGCAGGAGTATGAGATAGATGCCGATGACATAAAGGTCGTCGATGCTTCAAATGAAAAACTCATAGATGCTTCAACTGCTTATTATGTCGTTGGTTCTGATATTAGAGGGACTATGACAAAAGTGAGTAAACTCGCCTTTGCAGATAAAGATGTAGCAGAAGAGTTCAGTATTGAGAACGGCGGGGAGATAGTTGATTTTAAAACAGCTCTTAAGATGGCTCAGGACTCACTGCAATCAGATGTAGCTATGGTTCAAAATAAAAAAGAGAAGCAGATCTACTCAATGGGCAAAAAGATATTTGAGAAGAGATGTAAAAAAGAGATAGATATCAATGCATACTTGGAGATAAACGAGCTAAAAGCCGCACTTAAGGAGAAGAGTTTTTGTTCTGATCTAAAAGATAGCGAACTGCAGCCTTTATCGCTTTATCTTTGGGAAGTAAAGAGATTCGGCGATACAAAAGGAGTCGATGTTATAGAGGTAAGTAAAGATGAGAAGTGCCCGATCTGTGGTATGTTCGTCTATAAGTATCCAAAATGGGCAGCTCAGATATTTTACGGTGAAAAACACTTCTCGTTTGACGGCGTAAAAGATATGATGAAGTACTACTTTTTGCACAAAGATGACATCTCTAAGATGTTAGTGAGTGATTACTACTCTCAAAAAGCTATAGACTCTAAAGAGGCTTACTATGTAGTAGGCAGTGATGTTTACGGTCCGATGGGAGATGAACTTATACCTTTTGCCAAAGAGAGTGAGGCAAAAACTTTCTATATGGATCATAAGGGCACAAAGATACTAAGATTTGACGAAATAACAGAGATGGAGATAAAGAAGCTAGATGAATAG
- a CDS encoding DUF4149 domain-containing protein: protein MKRNIFIDFTYFTLLAATFGAVLVLGTIVAPIVFHTDKILYSVLLDNYNAGIIMGEVFRRFSYWVYFLAFFVAVYELLMYKRGQRDAIIFGSAVTVVFSSLMFSAVYSPKILAMQLLGEEATRSDTFKNIHLASELDFKILAVALLILFIRRLLLLRVQ, encoded by the coding sequence TTGAAAAGAAATATTTTTATAGATTTTACATACTTCACACTTTTGGCCGCTACATTTGGAGCAGTTTTAGTTTTAGGCACTATCGTCGCTCCCATAGTCTTTCATACAGACAAGATTTTATACTCCGTTTTGCTTGATAACTACAATGCCGGAATTATTATGGGCGAGGTTTTCCGCCGTTTTAGCTACTGGGTATACTTTTTAGCCTTTTTTGTTGCGGTATATGAGCTTTTAATGTATAAAAGAGGTCAAAGAGATGCAATAATATTCGGAAGCGCGGTTACAGTTGTCTTCTCCTCTCTTATGTTTAGTGCTGTTTACTCTCCAAAAATACTGGCTATGCAGTTACTGGGCGAAGAAGCTACTAGAAGTGACACTTTTAAAAACATCCATTTGGCAAGTGAATTGGATTTTAAAATCTTGGCCGTTGCTCTTTTGATACTTTTTATAAGAAGATTGTTGCTTCTAAGAGTGCAATAG
- the prmC gene encoding peptide chain release factor N(5)-glutamine methyltransferase encodes MSSRYLVKDLLRHITSVLNPHIERASREAQLLLMHHLGVDELWLLTNQETEVEDAQRLLELAKRRANNEPLEYITNRVSFYSEEFFIAEGALIPRPETELLIDEVLKNIEDKNAPLTVAEVGVGSGIISIMLAKFLPNARIIAVDISEAALGIAKRNIELFGVGERVELRLGSLLEPVDEDIDYLVSNPPYIAQDAQLESNLSYEPQNALFGGEIGDEIIKELLDEVLSRNINFFTCEMGYDQKDKISAYLKDKDFAKLEFYRDYSGFDRGFTLRL; translated from the coding sequence ATGTCAAGCCGATATCTAGTCAAAGATCTTTTAAGGCATATTACCTCCGTTTTAAACCCTCACATAGAGAGAGCTTCCAGAGAGGCACAGCTTCTGTTAATGCACCATCTGGGCGTTGACGAGCTCTGGCTTTTGACAAATCAGGAAACAGAAGTAGAAGATGCACAGAGACTCTTGGAGCTGGCAAAAAGAAGAGCCAATAACGAGCCGCTTGAGTATATTACCAATAGGGTCAGTTTTTACAGCGAAGAGTTTTTTATAGCGGAGGGTGCGCTTATCCCCCGCCCAGAGACCGAGCTTCTTATAGATGAGGTGCTTAAAAATATAGAGGATAAAAATGCTCCTCTTACCGTTGCAGAGGTTGGTGTAGGAAGCGGGATCATCTCGATCATGCTGGCAAAATTTCTTCCCAATGCAAGAATTATAGCGGTAGACATCTCAGAAGCGGCACTTGGAATTGCAAAGAGAAATATAGAGCTTTTTGGTGTTGGAGAGAGAGTTGAACTCAGGCTCGGTTCACTTTTAGAACCTGTAGATGAAGATATTGATTATCTGGTCTCAAATCCTCCATACATAGCCCAAGATGCCCAGCTTGAATCAAACCTCTCTTATGAACCTCAGAACGCTCTTTTTGGCGGAGAGATAGGTGATGAAATAATCAAAGAACTTCTTGATGAAGTCTTAAGCAGAAACATTAACTTTTTTACATGTGAGATGGGTTATGACCAAAAAGATAAAATATCGGCATATTTAAAAGATAAAGACTTTGCAAAACTGGAGTTCTACAGAGACTACAGCGGTTTTGACAGGGGTTTTACACTAAGGTTATAA